The Argonema galeatum A003/A1 genome contains the following window.
CAATAACAGCAACATCCGCTGGTTTGAAGCGCCAGCTTGTTATGTTTTTCACACACTCAACGCCTATGAAGAAGGAGATGAAATCGTACTCATTGCTTGCCGCATGGAAAGCACCAGCGTACTTGATGCCACACCTACATCCAAAAATGGACAAAGCGACATTCCCCGTCTGCATCGGTGGAGATTTAATCTCAGTACAGGTGGGATGAAAGAAGAACAAATAGATGATATTCCTTCAGAATTTCCTCGTGTAAACGAGCAACTGATGGGACGCCCAACTCGCTACGGTTACACTTCGCGGCTAGCACCAACTTCAATACCTCTGTTTGATGGTTTAATTAAATATGACCTAATTAGTGGAACTTCCCAAAGTCACGAATTTGGCAGAGGACGCTATGGTAGTGAGGCAGTATTTGTTCCTCAACCTGGTGCCACTAATGAAGATGATGGCTGGTTGCTCACCTTCGTCTACAATGAGGTGGAAGAAACTTCTGAATTAGTGGTGGTAAGTGCTAAGGACATCACCGCTGAACCTATTGCCAGGATTCTGATTCCTACTCGCGTTCCTTACGGATTCCACGGCATTTGGATTGATGCGTAATCGCGTTTAACCCCACCCCCAGCCCCTCCCCGTCCACAGGGAGGGGGGCAGGAAGTATTTCTTCTTCCTCTTTGTCCACAGGGAGGGGGGAGGAGAGTATTTCTCCTTCCTCTTTGTCCACAGGGAGGGGGGAGGAGAGTATTTCTCCTCCTTCTTTGTCCACAGGGAGACGGGAGGAAAGTATTTCTCCTCCTTCTTTGTCCACAGGGAGACGGGAGGAAAGTATAGCTAGGGACTAGGGTCTAGGGACTAGGGTCAGAAGGGTTTATAATCAAGGGTTTCAGGAATTCAGAATGTCCTAACCGCCAAGGCGGTTGCTATATTTCTCCTTCTTCTTTGTCCACAGGGAAACGGGAGGAGAGTATTTCTCCCTTCTTCCCCCCCTCTCCGAAGTCGGAGAGGGGGGTAGGGGGGTGAGGTTCTTCCATTTTAGGTCGGTAGCTGGTAATTGTTAGTAGTTAGCAGCAACTAACAAGTTACCCATTAACAATTACAAATCAAAAATCAAAAATTAACATGAAACTACCTCCATCAAGCCGATCGCAATTCACCCCCGATCTGAATATCTGCCGGATCTTAAATGGGATGTGGCAGGTATCTGGCGCACACGGACGAATCGACGCGAAAGCCGCCATTTCTACTATGTTTGATTACGTGGATGCAGGCTTCACCACTTGGGACTTAGCAGACCATTATGGCCCAGCAGAAGATTTTATTGGCGAGTTCAGGCGGCAATTAATTGCGACTCGTGGCAAAGAAGCTTTATCGAACATCCAAGCTTTCACAAAATGGGTGCCTCGTCCAGGAAAAATGACTCGCAAGTTGGTCGAAGACAACATCAATATATCCCTAAAAAGAATGGATGTTGATTGTTTAGATCTGCTACAGTTTCACTGGTGGGAATACAGCGATATAAACTACCTGGATGCACTTAAATATATGTCGGAACTCCAGGCGGAAGGAAAAATAAAGCATCTGGCTTTAACTAATTTTGATACTGAACATTTAAAAATTATCTTCGATGCAGGGATAAAGATTGTATCGAATCAGGTGCAATTTTCTTTGGTTGACCGCCGACCGGAAGTAAATATGATTCAATTTTGCGAACAGCACGATATTAAGCTGTTTGCTTACGGGACACTTTGCGGCGGTTTGTTATCGGAGAAATATTGGGGTCGTCCCGAACCGCGAGGCGGAGATCTTGCTACGGTTAGCTTGAGGAAATACAAGAATATGGTGGATGCTTGGGGAGGGTGGAACCTATTTCAAGAATTGCTGAATGTACTCAAACAAATTGCAGATAAATATGGAGTCAGTATTTCTAACGTAGCTGTGCGTTACATTTTGGACAAGCCAGCTGTGGCGGGTGCGATCGTTGGTGCTAGGCTTGGCATATCGGAAAATATGGAAGAAAATGCCAAGGTGTTTGGTTTGACGCTGGACGCGCTGGATTACGAACAGATTAATGCAGTTTCTAGTAAGTCCCGTAATTTGTATGAGTTAATCGGTGACTGCGGGGATGAATATCGGCGGTAAGTTCCGATCGGAAATCCTGATTTATTACCACCTTTTTATTTGTAGCCCAACATTAATAGAGACGTTTGCTATAGTACACTGGTTCGATCGCCCATATCCGATCGCACTACTCCCCCATAGCAGTCCCGCAACCAAATTTCGATCGCCTGACCGATAACCCCATAACTGCTGTCTCGCGGTGCGGTGGGAGGTCGTCCCGCTGGATAAGGCCCGGTCATAGAAAACATCATCGCCAATCGCCAACCACTTGCAGTTTTTGTCAAAAATAGCCAGTGGTAATCTTGTATTTGAATTGCTTTTGTGGTTGAGTATCTTCGCTGTAAAGTAGTGAAGAAAACCTGTTGAATATTGTCTTCCCCCTGCGATGTTGTTGGGTTATATTCGCCAGGGCCAAGGGTCAGCGGTGAAAATTCGGCTTGGCCTGCCACAATGAAGTAACCGTACACATCAAGACTGCGGTCACGCGATCGCAATCTAGCACGCTGAGTTACCCTATTGGCATAACTGGGTAAGTCGCGCAGCATAAGAGTTGTTAAAGTCTCTACATCAGCAGGACAAGAAAATCTCTCTCTCTTTTCTGCTACAGCTGAAGTAACAGGGAATAGGCAAAAGTAAAAAGAGAAAAGTAAAAAGAAAAAATTCCATCTTTTGACTTTCTCCCCAGTTTCTTCATAATTCATCGCAAATTCGTTCAAAAGCAGCAACTGGATCGGGTGCAGCAGTAATGGGGCGACCGATAACCAGGTAGTCAGCGCCAGCTTTAATAGCTTCCGCTGGGGTGAGATTTCGCTTTTGATCTCCAGCTTCGGCCCACTTCGGTCGCACTCCCGGACAGACGAGGAGAAATTCATCTCCGCATACCTCTCGCAATTGCGATGCTTCTTGGGGCGAACAAACTCCTCCATCCAAACCCGCTTCTTTGGCTAGCAGCGCCATCTGTAGGGCGTATTCTGGCAGTTCCAAGGGAATTTTGAGGTCAAAAGCTAAATCCCGCGAGTTCAGGCTGGTGAGTACGGTAATGGCTATTAATTTGGGTGGTGGATACCCAGCAGCTTCGGCACCTTCCTGTACAGCAGTTTGAGCCGCCTGTAGTGCCTTACGACCGGCGGTAGCGTGGATGGTGACTAAATCAACTCCATACCTACCCGCAGCACGGCAAGCACCGGCGACGGTGTTGGGGATATCGTGAAATTTGAGGTCTAGGAAAATCCGCTTTTGCCGCTCTTTTAGCGTTGTAAGAATTCCAGAACCAGTGCTGACAAATAATTCTAAGCCAACTTTCCAGAAAGTTACTTGCGGAAGTTTTTCGATAAGTGCGATCGCATCTTCTTCAGTTGGTACATCCAGAGGGACAATAATTTTGCGATCGGTCATTGGAGTTTGGGGATTGGCGATTGGCGATTGGGAATTGGCGATTGACGATTGACGATTAAACCAAGCGGACAAACTTATTTTTCCCAACCTGTAAAACCCGTCCGTCTAAGTCGGTGGGAAAATCGAACGAGAGATTTACATCAGTAACCTTTTCACCATCAAGTCGCACACCCCCGCCTTGAATCTGCTTTCGAGCTTCTGAACTACTTTTACACAGTCCGCTAGCACTGACGAGATAGAACAACTTAGCGGGAAACTCCACATTAGATAGGGAAAACTGTGGAACTGCTTCAGCCTGTTCTGTGTTGCCGCGAGTTATACTCTGGGCATCGTCTTTGGCTTTTTCTGCCGCTTCCTTGCCATGATACTGAGTGACGATATCCAAAGCGAGAAGGATTTGCCGATCGCGCGGATCTTCTGGCAGTATATCCAGAGGTCTATCCGTCAGCAATTCAAAATACTGCTCCACCAAATTATCTGGCGTTTGTCGCAACTTTTGGTACATCGTCAGCGCATCGGACGATAAACCCACATAATTACCCAGCGACTTCGACATTTTCTGCACGCCATCAGTCCCGATCAAAATCGGCATCAGCATCCCAAACTGAGGCGATAGACCAAAATGTCGTTGCAGATCTCGTCCCACCGCCAGATTAAACTTCTGGTCAGTTCCTCCCAACTCTACATCAGCTGCGATCGCCACAGAATCATAACCCTGCATCAACGGGTAAAGGAACTCGTGCAGATAAATCGGGTTTTCCTTCTCAAAACGCAGCGCAAACCCCTCCTTCGCCAGCATCTGTCCCACAGTCATCGT
Protein-coding sequences here:
- a CDS encoding aldo/keto reductase, coding for MKLPPSSRSQFTPDLNICRILNGMWQVSGAHGRIDAKAAISTMFDYVDAGFTTWDLADHYGPAEDFIGEFRRQLIATRGKEALSNIQAFTKWVPRPGKMTRKLVEDNINISLKRMDVDCLDLLQFHWWEYSDINYLDALKYMSELQAEGKIKHLALTNFDTEHLKIIFDAGIKIVSNQVQFSLVDRRPEVNMIQFCEQHDIKLFAYGTLCGGLLSEKYWGRPEPRGGDLATVSLRKYKNMVDAWGGWNLFQELLNVLKQIADKYGVSISNVAVRYILDKPAVAGAIVGARLGISENMEENAKVFGLTLDALDYEQINAVSSKSRNLYELIGDCGDEYRR
- the tyrS gene encoding tyrosine--tRNA ligase yields the protein MASYQSPSITQNLARLYRGVSEIFPNLTDSKNPHENLVERLAQTDRPLRVKLGIDPTGADIHLGHSIPVRKLRAFQDAGHTAVLIIGDFTARIGDPTGKSEARQQLTPEQVAQNAQTYLEQVRPILDFDTPGRLEIRYNSEWLSKLDLGKILDLLSTMTVGQMLAKEGFALRFEKENPIYLHEFLYPLMQGYDSVAIAADVELGGTDQKFNLAVGRDLQRHFGLSPQFGMLMPILIGTDGVQKMSKSLGNYVGLSSDALTMYQKLRQTPDNLVEQYFELLTDRPLDILPEDPRDRQILLALDIVTQYHGKEAAEKAKDDAQSITRGNTEQAEAVPQFSLSNVEFPAKLFYLVSASGLCKSSSEARKQIQGGGVRLDGEKVTDVNLSFDFPTDLDGRVLQVGKNKFVRLV
- the pyrF gene encoding orotidine-5'-phosphate decarboxylase, with the protein product MTDRKIIVPLDVPTEEDAIALIEKLPQVTFWKVGLELFVSTGSGILTTLKERQKRIFLDLKFHDIPNTVAGACRAAGRYGVDLVTIHATAGRKALQAAQTAVQEGAEAAGYPPPKLIAITVLTSLNSRDLAFDLKIPLELPEYALQMALLAKEAGLDGGVCSPQEASQLREVCGDEFLLVCPGVRPKWAEAGDQKRNLTPAEAIKAGADYLVIGRPITAAPDPVAAFERICDEL